Proteins encoded within one genomic window of Cellulomonas flavigena DSM 20109:
- a CDS encoding OmpA family protein: MGEREPGTVLVVGHTDDQGDDAYNRDLSLRRARAVADALAGLVDPARYPADVEGRGESEPFVANDSEENRALNRRVTLTLVSSGRDAHDLTTMGELPPFERGVVAEAGAPVRIVSGLRPWDVEASARRVAGHVVVDLRVTARDDASHLTSVAFLTSLFGHRGDGARNPHSTSNNATALSGATRLYALDYRVDHETAEAGLWLPVADLWGGASLDDGQSAVFSYVFPRLDGDTVTLQFGSGRGEDDLRIVDVPVVD; the protein is encoded by the coding sequence ATCGGCGAGCGGGAGCCCGGTACGGTCCTGGTCGTCGGGCACACCGACGACCAGGGGGACGACGCGTACAACCGCGACCTGTCGCTGCGTCGCGCGCGGGCCGTCGCCGACGCGCTGGCCGGCCTCGTGGACCCCGCGCGGTACCCGGCCGACGTCGAGGGCCGCGGCGAGTCCGAGCCGTTCGTGGCGAACGACAGCGAGGAGAACCGGGCGCTCAACCGCCGCGTCACGCTGACGCTCGTCTCGTCAGGTCGTGACGCGCACGACCTGACGACCATGGGCGAGCTGCCGCCCTTCGAGCGCGGCGTCGTCGCCGAGGCGGGCGCGCCCGTGCGTATCGTCTCCGGTCTGCGGCCCTGGGACGTGGAGGCGAGCGCCCGCCGGGTGGCAGGGCACGTCGTCGTCGACCTGCGCGTCACGGCGCGCGACGACGCGTCGCACCTCACATCGGTCGCGTTCCTCACGTCGCTCTTCGGGCACCGGGGCGACGGCGCCAGGAACCCGCACTCCACGAGCAACAACGCGACCGCCCTGTCCGGCGCGACGCGGCTCTACGCGCTGGACTACCGCGTGGACCACGAGACCGCGGAGGCCGGCCTGTGGCTCCCGGTCGCGGACCTCTGGGGCGGCGCCTCCCTGGACGACGGGCAGAGCGCCGTCTTCTCGTACGTCTTCCCCCGGCTGGACGGTGACACGGTGACGCTCCAGTTCGGGTCGGGACGTGGGGAGGACGACCTGCGGATCGTCGACGTCCCCGTGGTCGACTGA
- a CDS encoding glycoside hydrolase family 9 protein, giving the protein MAGLAAALCAGAVAQPAVAAAPTLTDEPYGNLAQALQTSLYFYDAEMSGPSRSQGVQRLPWRGDSELADARIPLTSGGTGTDDLADEGTNLTPAMIEAYRDILDPDGDGTVDLSGGYHDAGDHVKFGLPQTYAAATLAWGLYEFPDAYEKAGAAEAIETHLRWFADYFLRSTFRDADGDVVAFSYMVGRGGVDHTYWGPPELQDPAKFPRSATFAYEGAPASDQAAGAAAALTAVSLVTAEDDPQYAAECLDAAQALYDFARAHRGTGNGDGFYPSSFDDDELAWAAVWLYDATGDETYLDHIVAKDSAGRYTGYLRKIINSAEDTWQNIWVHSWDTVWGGVFARLAPLSKGVVPDSENQKYWYYFRWNAEYWTGGAVKHREAGDGTYVATSPSGWSVISTWGSARYNTAAQLQALTYRKYSHLDWGDPEVNEREGVALSQWALSQMNYLMGDNPLHRSYVVGFTANDDDHHARFPHHRAAHGSDTNSMLVPAEHRHVLWGALVGGPDLADEHKDETTDYVYNEVAIDYNAGFVGALAGLVEYFGDGQPVETWEPAPEAEVDAYVVRAELEQENTSRTQVTLEISNRSVHPPAEVDDLSLRYFFDISELQADAQTIDDVRVDVYYDEAKTLSGKAVSIGEPVHVGDGLYYVEVSWDGIPFYGTREVQIGLIAGQNAQWTTTWDPTNDPSRQGIGDDLALTTAVPVYRDGVLVFGEEPDGTTGPTPTPTPTVTPTPTATPTTTPTATPTPTPTSTTAAGCTARLEVRSTWPGGYEAQVHVTADRDLTRWTATTTLPAAVTVMQAWNGTVEATGTTLTVAPAAWNGAIAAGDTVSVGLIGSGTAPEAGALTCTAR; this is encoded by the coding sequence GTGGCAGGCCTCGCCGCAGCCCTGTGCGCAGGAGCCGTCGCGCAGCCCGCCGTCGCGGCGGCCCCGACCCTGACCGACGAGCCGTACGGCAACCTCGCGCAGGCCCTGCAGACCTCGCTGTACTTCTACGACGCCGAGATGTCGGGCCCGTCCCGCTCGCAGGGCGTGCAGCGTCTGCCGTGGCGCGGCGACTCCGAGCTCGCCGACGCGCGCATCCCGCTGACCAGCGGCGGCACGGGCACCGACGACCTCGCCGACGAGGGCACCAACCTCACGCCGGCGATGATCGAGGCGTACCGCGACATCCTCGACCCCGACGGCGATGGCACGGTCGACCTGTCCGGGGGGTACCACGACGCCGGCGACCACGTGAAGTTCGGGCTGCCGCAGACGTACGCGGCGGCGACGCTCGCGTGGGGGCTGTACGAGTTCCCCGACGCGTACGAGAAGGCCGGCGCGGCCGAGGCGATCGAGACGCACCTGCGCTGGTTCGCCGACTACTTCCTGCGGTCGACGTTCCGCGACGCGGACGGCGACGTGGTGGCGTTCAGCTACATGGTCGGTCGCGGCGGGGTCGACCACACGTACTGGGGGCCGCCGGAGCTGCAGGACCCCGCGAAGTTCCCGCGGTCGGCGACCTTCGCGTACGAGGGCGCACCCGCGTCGGACCAGGCCGCCGGGGCGGCGGCCGCGCTGACGGCCGTGTCCCTGGTCACGGCCGAGGACGACCCGCAGTACGCCGCCGAGTGCCTCGACGCTGCGCAGGCGCTGTACGACTTCGCGCGGGCCCACCGCGGAACCGGCAACGGTGACGGGTTCTACCCGTCGAGCTTCGACGACGACGAGCTGGCGTGGGCGGCGGTCTGGCTGTACGACGCGACCGGTGACGAGACCTACCTCGACCACATCGTCGCCAAGGACTCCGCGGGGCGGTACACCGGCTACCTGCGCAAGATCATCAACAGCGCGGAGGACACCTGGCAGAACATCTGGGTGCACTCGTGGGACACGGTCTGGGGCGGCGTGTTCGCGCGTCTCGCGCCGCTGTCGAAGGGCGTCGTGCCGGACTCCGAGAACCAGAAGTACTGGTACTACTTCCGCTGGAACGCCGAGTACTGGACGGGTGGCGCGGTGAAGCACCGCGAGGCCGGCGACGGCACGTACGTGGCGACGTCGCCGTCGGGCTGGTCGGTCATCTCGACATGGGGCTCGGCCCGGTACAACACGGCCGCGCAGCTCCAGGCGCTGACCTACCGCAAGTACTCGCACCTCGACTGGGGCGACCCCGAGGTCAACGAGCGCGAGGGCGTCGCGCTGTCGCAGTGGGCGCTGTCGCAGATGAACTACCTCATGGGCGACAACCCGCTGCACCGCTCGTACGTCGTCGGGTTCACGGCGAACGACGACGACCACCACGCGCGCTTCCCGCACCATCGTGCCGCGCACGGCTCGGACACCAACAGCATGCTCGTGCCCGCCGAGCACCGGCACGTGCTGTGGGGTGCGCTGGTCGGCGGCCCGGACCTGGCCGACGAGCACAAGGACGAGACGACCGACTACGTGTACAACGAGGTCGCGATCGACTACAACGCCGGGTTCGTGGGCGCGCTCGCGGGGCTCGTCGAGTACTTCGGTGACGGGCAGCCCGTCGAGACGTGGGAGCCGGCACCCGAGGCCGAGGTCGACGCGTACGTCGTGCGCGCCGAGCTGGAGCAGGAGAACACGTCGCGCACGCAGGTGACGCTGGAGATCTCGAACCGCTCGGTGCACCCGCCGGCCGAGGTCGACGACCTGTCGCTGCGCTACTTCTTCGACATCAGCGAGCTCCAGGCCGACGCTCAGACCATCGACGACGTGCGGGTCGACGTCTACTACGACGAGGCGAAGACGCTCTCGGGCAAGGCCGTGAGCATCGGTGAGCCCGTGCACGTCGGCGACGGCCTGTACTACGTCGAGGTCTCGTGGGACGGCATCCCGTTCTACGGCACGCGCGAGGTCCAGATCGGGCTCATCGCGGGCCAGAACGCGCAGTGGACGACCACCTGGGACCCGACGAACGACCCGAGCCGTCAGGGGATCGGCGACGACCTCGCCCTGACGACGGCGGTGCCCGTGTACCGGGACGGCGTGCTGGTGTTCGGCGAGGAGCCGGACGGGACCACGGGCCCGACGCCCACGCCCACGCCCACCGTGACCCCGACGCCCACCGCGACGCCGACGACCACACCGACCGCGACCCCCACCCCGACGCCCACGTCGACCACCGCGGCGGGCTGCACCGCGCGCCTCGAGGTCCGCAGCACGTGGCCGGGCGGGTACGAGGCCCAGGTGCACGTCACGGCCGACCGTGACCTCACCCGGTGGACGGCCACGACGACCCTGCCGGCCGCCGTGACGGTCATGCAGGCGTGGAACGGCACGGTCGAGGCGACCGGGACGACGCTGACGGTCGCCCCCGCCGCCTGGAACGGCGCGATCGCCGCCGGGGACACCGTCTCCGTCGGGCTGATCGGTTCCGGCACCGCCCCCGAGGCCGGAGCGCTGACCTGCACGGCCCGGTGA
- the nrdI gene encoding class Ib ribonucleoside-diphosphate reductase assembly flavoprotein NrdI — protein sequence MRPTPVYYYSSTSGLVRTFAERLDRPVFNLAEREHRRSEVDGPWVLLTPSYKTGNDANDTVPEAVRRFLRSAHNRRLLVGVMGSGNRNFGRYYQKAAREIAQRSGRPVLFEFELAGTPWDVEECERILRDLDTELARRHSA from the coding sequence ATGCGCCCCACGCCCGTCTACTACTACTCGTCCACGAGCGGGCTCGTCCGCACCTTCGCCGAGCGCCTCGACCGGCCCGTGTTCAACCTGGCCGAGCGCGAGCACCGCCGCAGCGAGGTCGACGGCCCGTGGGTGCTCCTCACCCCGTCGTACAAGACGGGCAACGACGCGAACGACACCGTCCCCGAGGCTGTCCGGCGGTTCCTGCGCTCGGCGCACAACCGGCGGCTGCTCGTCGGCGTCATGGGGTCCGGCAACCGCAACTTCGGGCGGTACTACCAGAAGGCCGCACGGGAGATCGCGCAGCGGTCGGGCCGGCCGGTGCTGTTCGAGTTCGAGCTCGCGGGCACCCCGTGGGACGTCGAGGAGTGCGAGCGGATCCTGCGGGACCTCGACACGGAGCTCGCGCGCCGGCACTCGGCCTGA
- a CDS encoding M20/M25/M40 family metallo-hydrolase has protein sequence MAARRTTVLAGTLATLVLGTSALLAPPALAHGPGGRPGPGHGPGHAVDAERFARQVTTRGVWRHLEELQRIADRHDGNRAALTEGYEASARYVERTLKRAGYEVTRDPFTFGFEVIDAEALTLGTGETFAVDQMQYAPSTAEGGVTAPGSVPNDVTGCTADSWAGVEATGTIAVISRGACSFAEKAIAAQAAGAIGAVVYNNVEEMLFGTLGEEGLVDIPVAGAGQADGAAIVAAVAAGTPLTLEVRYHVEEEESFNVIAETKAGRDDNVVVLGAHLDGVEDGPGLNDNGSGSAVLLEVAVQLAKQKKLNNTVRFAWWGAEELGLIGSTAYVEELAGQEGELDRIATYLNFDMVGSPNYVIGVYDADQSTYEAPVDVPPGSAETEAVFTGYFDSRDQAWVDTEFSGRSDYQAFILNGVPASGLFTGADDIKTDEEVALFGGTAGIRHDPNYHTPADDLSNVSREAIGIMAPAVAFATASLATDTSAINGVSGPGDQGHHHGPSHHGKGRAPHHGHEHGGLLKAS, from the coding sequence GTGGCAGCTCGACGTACCACCGTGCTCGCCGGCACGCTCGCGACCCTCGTGCTCGGGACCAGTGCACTGCTCGCCCCACCCGCCCTCGCCCACGGGCCCGGTGGCAGGCCCGGGCCGGGGCACGGCCCGGGCCACGCGGTCGACGCGGAGAGGTTCGCCCGGCAGGTGACGACGCGCGGCGTCTGGCGGCACCTCGAGGAGCTCCAGCGCATCGCGGACCGGCACGACGGCAACCGTGCTGCCCTCACCGAGGGCTACGAGGCGAGTGCGCGCTACGTCGAGCGGACGCTGAAGCGCGCCGGCTACGAGGTCACGCGCGACCCGTTCACGTTCGGCTTCGAGGTCATCGACGCCGAGGCGCTCACGCTGGGCACGGGCGAGACGTTCGCGGTCGACCAGATGCAGTACGCGCCGAGCACGGCGGAGGGCGGCGTGACGGCGCCCGGGTCGGTGCCGAACGACGTCACGGGCTGCACGGCCGACTCGTGGGCGGGCGTCGAGGCGACCGGGACGATCGCGGTCATCAGCCGCGGCGCGTGCTCGTTCGCCGAGAAGGCGATCGCGGCGCAGGCCGCGGGTGCGATCGGCGCCGTCGTCTACAACAACGTCGAGGAGATGCTGTTCGGCACGCTCGGCGAGGAGGGGCTCGTCGACATCCCCGTCGCGGGCGCCGGCCAGGCCGACGGGGCGGCGATCGTCGCGGCCGTCGCCGCCGGGACGCCGCTGACGCTCGAGGTCCGCTACCACGTCGAGGAGGAGGAGAGCTTCAACGTCATCGCGGAGACGAAGGCCGGGCGCGACGACAACGTCGTCGTGCTGGGCGCGCACCTCGACGGCGTGGAGGACGGCCCCGGCCTCAACGACAACGGGTCGGGCTCGGCGGTGCTGCTGGAGGTCGCCGTCCAGCTCGCGAAGCAGAAGAAGCTCAACAACACCGTGCGGTTCGCGTGGTGGGGCGCCGAGGAGCTCGGGCTGATCGGCTCGACCGCGTACGTCGAGGAGCTCGCGGGCCAGGAGGGCGAGCTCGACCGCATCGCCACGTACCTCAACTTCGACATGGTCGGCTCGCCGAACTACGTCATCGGCGTGTACGACGCGGACCAGTCGACGTACGAGGCGCCGGTGGACGTCCCGCCGGGCTCGGCGGAGACGGAGGCGGTCTTCACCGGCTACTTCGACTCCCGCGACCAGGCGTGGGTCGACACCGAGTTCTCCGGCCGGTCCGACTACCAGGCGTTCATCCTCAACGGCGTCCCCGCGTCCGGCCTCTTCACGGGCGCGGACGACATCAAGACCGACGAGGAGGTCGCGCTGTTCGGCGGCACGGCCGGCATCCGGCACGACCCGAACTACCACACGCCGGCGGACGACCTGTCCAACGTGAGCCGCGAGGCGATCGGGATCATGGCGCCGGCGGTCGCGTTCGCGACGGCGAGCCTCGCGACGGACACGTCGGCGATCAACGGGGTCTCGGGCCCGGGCGACCAGGGGCACCACCACGGGCCGTCGCACCACGGCAAGGGCCGTGCGCCGCACCACGGGCACGAGCACGGAGGCCTGCTGAAGGCGTCGTGA
- a CDS encoding helix-turn-helix transcriptional regulator — protein MAEATQDERRRAPGADAVHNRISVLRAERGVSRRQLADALGVHYQTVGYLERGEYSPSLHLALRIAAFFDVPVEVLFSLDPFPRIGGGPTS, from the coding sequence ATGGCTGAGGCGACGCAGGACGAGCGGCGGCGGGCACCCGGCGCGGACGCCGTGCACAACCGGATCTCCGTGCTGCGCGCGGAGCGCGGCGTCAGCCGGCGGCAGCTCGCGGACGCCCTCGGGGTGCACTACCAGACGGTCGGGTACCTGGAGCGCGGGGAGTACAGCCCGTCGTTGCACCTCGCGCTGCGCATCGCGGCGTTCTTCGACGTGCCGGTGGAGGTGCTGTTCTCCCTCGACCCGTTCCCGCGGATCGGTGGCGGCCCGACGTCCTGA
- a CDS encoding ABC transporter permease — MSTSAPTRWAVRLGVRRGLTEFRHMLRNPEDVGWNAVVGVAIVVYLVTQRDVVVPGSGGLTLPDVALPGLLAATIVFGMVMGPAFTLAADVEDGTVLRMRAVPRGTTTYTAGTVVAQSLGALPMLAILLVPWPFLLGDPMHQGAGGWVAVVGWLLLGTLATLPVGIVGGALAGRPTRVMLCVMAPVVALAFVSGVLGPQTVPPWASGVVQAFPLYWLAHGLRSTTLPAPAEALELGGAWHPGVAAAVLMTWAAVGLVAAPLVLRRANARQAAGALARRVESVLHG; from the coding sequence ATGAGCACGTCGGCACCGACCCGCTGGGCCGTCCGCCTCGGCGTCCGCCGCGGCCTGACGGAGTTCCGGCACATGCTGCGCAACCCTGAGGACGTCGGCTGGAACGCCGTCGTCGGCGTCGCGATCGTCGTCTACCTGGTGACGCAGCGCGACGTGGTGGTGCCGGGCAGCGGTGGACTGACCCTGCCGGACGTGGCCCTGCCCGGGCTGCTCGCCGCGACGATCGTGTTCGGCATGGTGATGGGCCCGGCGTTCACGCTCGCCGCCGACGTCGAGGACGGGACCGTCCTGCGGATGCGGGCGGTGCCCCGAGGCACGACGACATACACCGCCGGCACGGTCGTCGCGCAGTCGCTCGGCGCGCTGCCGATGCTGGCGATCCTGCTGGTGCCGTGGCCGTTCCTGCTGGGTGACCCGATGCACCAGGGCGCCGGCGGCTGGGTCGCGGTGGTCGGCTGGCTGCTGCTCGGCACTCTCGCGACGCTGCCCGTCGGCATCGTGGGCGGCGCGCTGGCCGGGCGGCCCACGCGCGTCATGCTGTGCGTCATGGCCCCTGTCGTCGCGCTCGCGTTCGTCTCGGGCGTGCTCGGTCCGCAGACCGTGCCGCCGTGGGCGTCCGGGGTGGTCCAGGCGTTCCCGTTGTACTGGCTCGCGCACGGGCTGCGGTCGACGACGCTGCCCGCGCCCGCGGAGGCCCTGGAGCTCGGCGGGGCGTGGCACCCGGGTGTCGCGGCGGCGGTGCTCATGACGTGGGCGGCCGTCGGTCTCGTCGCCGCACCGCTGGTGCTGCGCCGCGCGAACGCCCGTCAGGCGGCCGGGGCGTTGGCCCGCCGGGTGGAGTCGGTGCTGCATGGCTGA
- a CDS encoding ABC transporter ATP-binding protein, producing the protein MRGLRMAYGGRTVLDGIDLEVHHGEVVALLGPNGAGKTTTVEIVEGFRRRAAGDVRVLGTDPERGDDAWRARIGVVLQSWRDHRRWRVRELLGQLADGYRPYARVGHAGAHDPDELLARVGLGEAAGQRMDKLSGGQRRRLDLAVGLVGRPDLLILDEPTAGLDPVARRAFHELVHDVVDTDGTTVLMTTHDLAEAETVADRILLLVGGRVVADGSPAAVARQVAGAAEVRWRAHGERHVHSTHDPVAFTRELLAAGDVDDLEVVHASLEDAYLEIVRHHESPVALEVTR; encoded by the coding sequence ATGCGGGGTCTGCGTATGGCGTACGGCGGGCGCACCGTGCTCGACGGGATCGACCTCGAGGTGCACCACGGCGAGGTCGTCGCGCTGCTCGGACCCAACGGCGCCGGCAAGACCACCACCGTCGAGATCGTCGAGGGCTTCCGACGCCGCGCCGCGGGAGACGTCCGGGTGCTCGGCACCGACCCCGAGCGGGGCGACGACGCGTGGCGTGCGCGCATCGGCGTCGTCCTGCAGTCGTGGCGCGACCACCGCCGGTGGCGGGTCCGGGAGCTGCTCGGGCAGCTGGCCGACGGGTACCGCCCCTACGCGCGCGTCGGCCACGCGGGCGCCCACGACCCCGACGAGCTGCTCGCGCGCGTCGGCCTCGGCGAGGCGGCCGGCCAGCGCATGGACAAGCTCTCGGGCGGGCAGCGACGACGCCTCGACCTCGCGGTCGGGCTCGTCGGACGCCCCGACCTGCTCATCCTCGACGAGCCCACCGCCGGCCTCGACCCCGTCGCCCGGCGGGCGTTCCACGAGCTGGTCCACGACGTCGTGGACACCGACGGGACGACCGTCCTGATGACGACGCACGACCTCGCCGAGGCCGAGACGGTGGCCGACCGCATCCTGCTGCTCGTCGGCGGGCGCGTGGTCGCCGACGGCAGCCCCGCGGCCGTCGCGCGCCAGGTCGCCGGGGCGGCCGAGGTGCGGTGGCGAGCGCACGGCGAGCGGCACGTGCACAGCACCCACGACCCCGTGGCGTTCACCCGCGAGCTCCTGGCCGCGGGCGACGTCGACGACCTCGAGGTCGTGCACGCGAGCCTGGAGGACGCGTACCTCGAGATCGTCCGCCACCACGAGTCCCCCGTCGCCCTGGAGGTCACGCGATGA
- a CDS encoding S9 family peptidase, with the protein MTTPPGGDTPAATPFHDLDAYVALPRLSGLVLSPDGSRLVTAVQTLDRKRTAYVTALWEVDPSGERPARRLTRSAKSESSAAFTPAGDLLFTSARPDPDATEPDDEPPAALWLLPADGAEARVVADRRAGIGGVRTAKDAPTVLVVSDVLPSASDPSDDDRRRKERKEAKVAAILHTGYPVRYWDHDLGPGAPHAFVATVSDNIAAPLAGERDPRLDLSDVTPGARHELHQQSPALSPDGRTVVTPWNRAVARGEVRTHLVAIDVATGDRRVLVEDADGDLSRPVVSPDGQQVVYLRESISTPHRAPALELWVVPLAGGEPRRVAGHWDRWAVDPVWLPTSDALLVVADDDGRSPVFHVELATDTVTRVTSDDAAFTDVRVSPDGRTAYALRSSYAAPAAPVRIDLAAALAGGPVAAEPLRSPAPEVALPGRLDEVVTTAEDGTRVRAWLALPDGAGPDAKAPLLLWIHGGPLGSWNAWSWRWNPWLLVAQGYAVLLPDPALSTGYGQEFVQRGWGAWGAAPYTDLMAATDAALERDDVDPERTAAMGGSFGGYMANWVAGHTDRFRAIVTHASLWALDQFGPTTDASYYWQREMTPEMALSNSPHRFVGDIVTPMLVVHGDKDYRVPIGEGLRLWYELLSASGLPADEHGRSPHRFLYYPDENHWVLKPQHAKVWYGTVAAFLAEHVLGRTGDDAVPYPELLG; encoded by the coding sequence ATGACGACACCGCCCGGCGGCGACACCCCGGCCGCCACGCCCTTCCACGACCTCGACGCCTACGTCGCGCTGCCGCGCCTGTCCGGGCTCGTGCTGTCGCCCGACGGCTCGCGCCTCGTGACCGCCGTGCAGACCCTCGACCGCAAGCGCACCGCGTACGTCACGGCGCTGTGGGAGGTCGACCCCTCCGGTGAGCGCCCGGCGCGCCGCCTGACCCGCTCGGCGAAGAGCGAGTCGTCCGCGGCCTTCACGCCCGCCGGTGACCTGCTGTTCACGAGCGCCCGGCCCGACCCGGACGCCACCGAGCCGGACGACGAGCCGCCAGCGGCGCTGTGGTTGCTGCCCGCGGACGGCGCCGAGGCGCGGGTCGTCGCGGACCGGCGCGCGGGGATCGGCGGGGTGCGGACGGCGAAGGACGCACCGACCGTGCTCGTCGTCTCCGACGTGCTGCCGTCGGCGAGCGACCCGTCCGACGACGACCGTCGCCGCAAGGAGCGCAAGGAGGCCAAGGTCGCCGCGATCCTCCACACCGGCTACCCGGTGCGGTACTGGGACCACGACCTCGGGCCCGGGGCGCCGCACGCGTTCGTCGCGACCGTCTCCGACAACATCGCGGCGCCGCTCGCCGGCGAGCGCGACCCCCGCCTCGACCTGTCCGACGTCACGCCCGGCGCGCGGCACGAGCTGCACCAGCAGTCGCCGGCGCTGAGCCCCGACGGCCGCACGGTCGTCACGCCGTGGAACCGTGCGGTGGCGCGCGGCGAGGTGCGGACCCACCTCGTCGCGATCGACGTGGCGACCGGTGACCGGCGCGTGCTCGTCGAGGACGCCGACGGCGACCTCAGCCGCCCGGTCGTCTCCCCCGACGGGCAGCAGGTGGTCTACCTGCGCGAGTCGATCTCGACGCCGCACCGGGCGCCCGCGCTCGAGCTCTGGGTCGTGCCGCTGGCCGGTGGTGAGCCGCGCCGCGTCGCCGGGCACTGGGACCGCTGGGCCGTCGACCCCGTCTGGCTGCCGACCTCCGACGCGCTGCTCGTCGTCGCCGACGACGACGGCCGCTCCCCGGTGTTCCACGTGGAACTGGCCACCGACACCGTCACGCGCGTGACCAGCGACGACGCGGCGTTCACCGACGTCCGGGTGAGCCCCGACGGGCGCACCGCGTACGCGCTGCGCTCGTCGTACGCGGCCCCCGCCGCGCCCGTCCGGATCGACCTGGCTGCCGCCCTCGCCGGCGGGCCCGTCGCCGCCGAGCCGCTGCGCTCGCCCGCACCCGAGGTCGCGCTGCCCGGCCGCCTCGACGAGGTCGTCACCACCGCCGAGGACGGCACGCGCGTGCGCGCCTGGCTCGCGCTGCCCGACGGCGCCGGCCCGGACGCGAAGGCGCCGCTGCTGCTGTGGATCCACGGCGGCCCGCTCGGGTCGTGGAACGCGTGGTCGTGGCGGTGGAACCCGTGGCTGCTCGTGGCGCAGGGCTACGCCGTGCTGCTGCCGGACCCGGCCCTGTCGACCGGCTACGGCCAGGAGTTCGTCCAGCGCGGCTGGGGCGCCTGGGGTGCGGCGCCGTACACCGACCTCATGGCCGCCACGGACGCCGCCCTGGAGCGCGACGACGTCGACCCCGAGCGCACCGCCGCGATGGGCGGGTCCTTCGGCGGGTACATGGCCAACTGGGTCGCCGGGCACACCGACCGGTTCCGCGCGATCGTCACGCACGCGAGCCTGTGGGCCCTCGACCAGTTCGGGCCGACCACCGACGCGTCCTACTACTGGCAGCGCGAGATGACGCCCGAGATGGCCCTGTCGAACTCGCCGCACCGGTTCGTCGGCGACATCGTCACGCCGATGCTCGTCGTCCACGGGGACAAGGACTACCGCGTGCCCATCGGCGAGGGCCTGCGCCTGTGGTACGAGCTGCTGTCGGCCTCCGGCCTGCCCGCCGACGAGCACGGCCGCAGCCCGCACCGGTTCCTCTACTACCCGGACGAGAACCACTGGGTCCTCAAGCCGCAGCACGCCAAGGTCTGGTACGGCACGGTCGCCGCGTTCCTCGCCGAGCACGTGCTCGGCCGCACGGGCGACGACGCGGTCCCCTACCCGGAGCTGTTGGGCTGA
- the dcd gene encoding dCTP deaminase, with translation MLLSDRDIRAELGSGRVALDPYEPAMVQPSSVDVRLDRYFRLFDNHKYPVIDPAAEQPDLTRLVEVEGGEPFVLHPGEFVLGSTYENVTLPDDIAARLEGKSSLGRLGLLTHSTAGFIDPGFTGHVTLELSNVATLPILLWPGMKIGQLCFFRLTSPTEHPYGSSQYGSRYQGQRGPTASRSWQGFHRTEV, from the coding sequence GTGCTGCTCTCCGACCGCGACATCCGTGCCGAGCTCGGGTCCGGGCGCGTGGCGCTCGACCCGTACGAGCCCGCGATGGTCCAGCCGTCGAGCGTCGACGTGCGCCTCGACCGGTACTTCCGGCTGTTCGACAACCACAAGTACCCGGTCATCGACCCGGCCGCCGAGCAGCCGGACCTCACGCGCCTGGTCGAGGTCGAGGGCGGCGAGCCGTTCGTGCTGCACCCGGGAGAGTTCGTCCTGGGGTCGACGTACGAGAACGTGACGCTGCCCGACGACATCGCGGCCCGCCTCGAGGGCAAGTCGTCGCTCGGACGTCTCGGCCTGCTGACGCACTCGACGGCCGGCTTCATCGACCCGGGCTTCACCGGCCACGTGACGCTCGAGCTCTCGAACGTCGCGACGCTGCCGATCCTGCTGTGGCCCGGCATGAAGATCGGGCAGCTCTGCTTCTTCCGCCTCACGTCGCCCACCGAGCACCCCTACGGGTCGTCGCAGTACGGGTCGCGGTACCAGGGGCAGCGCGGTCCGACCGCGTCGCGCTCCTGGCAGGGCTTCCACCGGACGGAGGTCTGA